The DNA region CGCTGCAGCTGCATTTTTCGGAAAACGAAGGTTTTACGCTGCGGAGCGACCGCCATCCGGAAGTCATGTCGCCGGAATATTTAACGAAAGAGCAAGTGCGGGAGATCGCCCGGGTGGCGGAACGTTATCACGTTACGCTAATCCCTTCCCTGGATTCGCCGGGCCACCTGGGTTACGCGCTGCGGAATCATCCGGACTGGCTGTTGAAAGATACGAACGGTGTTCCGGCCAAGGGAGCGCTGGATATTACGAATCCGCACGCCAGAGCGTTTGTGCTGGATTTGATTGACGAGTATGCGGAGCTGTTTCAGGCCAGCCCTTATTTCCATATTGGCGGCGACGAATTTATCGATTTTGAAAAGTTTGACGCGTATCCCCAGTTAGAAGAGTATGCCCGGGAGACGTTGGGGATCGAAGGCGGAACAGGCGTTGATGCGTATATCGACTATATTAACGACATCGCCGATCATCTGGAGCGGAAGGGCTTTGTCGTGCGGGCGTGGAACGACGGATTATACCGCGCCGATCAGACGGAACGCGCCGCGCTCAAGTCTACCATTCAAATCGCCTATTGGACCAAATGGCATCGCAATATGGCTAGGGTGGAAGCTTTTATGGACAAAGGCCATGACTTATTGAATTATAACGATTCGTATTTCTACTATGTGCTGGGGGAAAATGCCGGCTACAAATATCCAAAGGGAGAAAAGATCTACGACAGCTGGCATCCCGGTGTGTTCCCCAGAGTGAGCGAGGCGGAAGGGCAAGAGTACGCGCGGCCATACCCCGACGCATTGATCGGCTGCTCTTTTGCCATTTGGAGCGACAAACCGTCGGCGCAGACCGAAGCCGAGGTGAGCGCCGGCATCGCCGAACCGTTGCGGGCCATGGCGGAAAAATCATGGCTTGCGGAGAAGCGCTACGGCAGTTATGAGGAGTTTAAGGCGGCGTTTACGTCTTTATAGATTTCGGAACAGCAAATCCCTACTTTTTGATGGAAGTAGGGATTTATATTAAAACAAGAAATTGTATTTTCGCTTTCCGTGAAGGATTCTGCGGATTTCCACAGTTTCATCATTAACTACACAAAATACAATATATGGGTCAACTATCAGCATTCTGTAATTCAGTGCCTGAAGACGAAGGTCATTTGGAATAGATTTGTTGTTGGGGAATATTTCCAGAATAGAGATGGTTTGGTCAAGCTTATTGGCCATTAAGAATGCGGCGTCAGGATTATCAAGCATGATGTATTGGATGATTTCAGATAAGTCTTCTTCAGCAATGGGC from Paenibacillus macerans includes:
- a CDS encoding beta-N-acetylhexosaminidase — its product is METQHGMGTLFPSVQQFTTASEERWKPAAASKILIISTAKSSGNPRLDDTVSLLQSEFAAKRLPTENKLPLQYGAIGDAAPGDLVIELAEPRETSNPEGYTIDIGSFVKITAPGERAVMYGVRTVLQQLLRKGYLPCGKAVDYPAVQERALHVDMGRKFFTAEWIMARIKEMSWLKLNALQLHFSENEGFTLRSDRHPEVMSPEYLTKEQVREIARVAERYHVTLIPSLDSPGHLGYALRNHPDWLLKDTNGVPAKGALDITNPHARAFVLDLIDEYAELFQASPYFHIGGDEFIDFEKFDAYPQLEEYARETLGIEGGTGVDAYIDYINDIADHLERKGFVVRAWNDGLYRADQTERAALKSTIQIAYWTKWHRNMARVEAFMDKGHDLLNYNDSYFYYVLGENAGYKYPKGEKIYDSWHPGVFPRVSEAEGQEYARPYPDALIGCSFAIWSDKPSAQTEAEVSAGIAEPLRAMAEKSWLAEKRYGSYEEFKAAFTSL
- a CDS encoding type II toxin-antitoxin system RelE/ParE family toxin is translated as MDKKYKIEYLPIAEEDLSEIIQYIMLDNPDAAFLMANKLDQTISILEIFPNNKSIPNDLRLQALNYRMLIVDPYIVFCVVNDETVEIRRILHGKRKYNFLF